In Aedes albopictus strain Foshan unplaced genomic scaffold, AalbF5 HiC_scaffold_107, whole genome shotgun sequence, a single genomic region encodes these proteins:
- the LOC109413231 gene encoding tubulin alpha-2 chain (The sequence of the model RefSeq protein was modified relative to this genomic sequence to represent the inferred CDS: added 3 bases not found in genome assembly): MRECISVHIGQAGVQIGNACWELYCLEHGIQPDGQMPSDKTIGGGDDSFNTFFSETGSGKHVPRAVFVDLEPTVVDEVRTGTYRQLFHPEQLITGKEDAANNYARGHYTIGKEIVDIVLDRIRKLADQCTGLQGFLVFHSFGGGTGSGFTSLLMERLSVDYGKKSKLEFSIYPAPQVSTAVVEPYNSILTTHTTLEHSDCAFMVDNEAIYDICRRNLDIERPTYTNLNRLIGQIVSSITASLRFDGALNVDLTEFQTNLVPYPRIHFPLATYAPVISAEKAYHEQLTVAEITNACFEPANQMVKCDPRHGKYMACCMLYRGDVVPKDVNAAIATIKTKRSIQFVDWCPTGFKVGINYQPPTVVPGGDLAKVQRAVCMLSNTTAIAEAWARLDHKFDLMYAKRAFVHWYVGEGMEEGEFSEAREDLAALEKDYEEVGVDSTEEVGEGDEY; encoded by the exons AGAGAGTGCATTTCGGTTCACATCGGACAGGCCGGCGTCCAGATCGGAAATGCGTGCTGGGAGCTGTACTGCTTGGAGCACGGCATTCAACCCGATGGCCAGATGCCGTCGGATAAAACTATTGGAGGTGGCGATGATTCCTTCAACACCTTCTTCAGCGAAACTGGGTCTGGAAAGCATGTGCCTCGCGCGGTGTTTGTAGATTTGGAACCGACTGTTGTGG ATGAGGTTCGCACGGGTACCTATCGGCAGCTATTTCATCCAGAACAATTAATCACGGGCAAGGAAGACGCAGCAAATAATTATGCCCGAGGACACTACACCATTGGTAAGGAGATCGTCGATATAGTTCTGGATCGCATACGAAAGCTTGCCGACCAATGCACCGGCCTGCAAGGGTTCCTTGTTTTCCACTCTTTTGGTGGAGGTACCGGAAGTGGTTTCACTTCATTGCTTATGGAAAGGCTGTCGGTTGATTATGGAAAGAAGTCCAAGCTTGAATTTTCTATATACCCGGCACCTCAG GTCTCAACGGCAGTGGTGGAGCCATATAATTCTATCCTAACCACCCACACCACTCTGGAGCACTCTGACTGTGCGTTCATGGTCGATAACGAGGCCATCTACGATATTTGCCGCCGAAACTTGGATATTGAGCGACCTACTTATACAAATCTTAACCGCCTGATCGGCCAAATAGTTTCTTCAATAACTGCATCGCTTCGCTTCGATGGTGCCTTAAATGTCGATTTGACCGAATTCCAAACTAATTTGGTACCGTACCCTCGAATTCACTTCCCCCTTGCCACGTACGCTCCGGTAATTTCAGCTGAGAAAGCCTACCATGAACAGCTCACTGTCGCTGAAATTACAAATGCTTGCTTTGAGCCGGCCAATCAGATGGTCAAATGTGATCCTCGTCATGGTAAATACATGGCATGTTGTATGCTGTACCGTGGAGACGTTGTTCCAAAGGATGTCAATGCTGCAATCGCAACCATTAAAACCAAGCGTTCGATTCAATTTGTTGACTGGTGCCCCACAGGATTCAAGGTCGGAATCAACTATCAACCTCCAACGGTCGTTCCTGGTGGTGACTTGGCCAAAGTACAGAGAGCGGTGTGCATGCTGTCGAACACCACTGCCATTGCTGAGGCCTGGGCCCGTCTGGATCATAAATTTGACTTGATGTATGCAAAACGA GCTTTTGTACATTGGTATGTTGGAGAAGGAATGGAGGAAGGAGAATTTTCCGAGGCTCGTGAGGATTTGGCTGCGTTGGAAAAGGATTACGAGGAAGTTGGAGTTGATTCAACGGAAGAGGTTGGAGAAGGCGACGAATATTAA